TGAGATTCCCTCGGTTTGCCGGACACTCAGTTAAGAGGTAAAATGATTCAAAGGAGCTGAGTGTAAATGGGGGAAAAAAGGAGAGTGTACTCTAAGGAATTCAAGGAACAGGCGGTACTTTTATCAGAGACCTCCGGTAAACCGGTAAGAGAGATCGCTCATGACCTGGGGATCTCCGAAAACATGCTTTGGCGATGGAAACGTGAACGCCGGGAATCTGGCGATCGAAGCTTCCCTGGCCAAGGGAATCGTCAACCAGGGAACGAGTTAGAAGAAAAGATTCGCAAGCTCGAAGAAGAATTGTCTACGGTAAAGATGGAGCGTGATATCTTAAAAAAAGCGGTGGCCATCTTCTCACAACCTCAGAAGTAAAATATCAAATTATACGCGAGCTTGCTGTAAACTACAGCATTGAGAAGATGTGCCGTTTTTTGAAAGTCTCGCGTAGTGGGTATTATGATTGGTTAACCCGAGGTGAAAGTTCCCGAAGTAAACGCAATCGAGAGTTAGCTTTAACGATCAAGAAGCTCTATTACCAGTACAAAGGAAGATATGGCAGTCCCCGTATCCATAATGAGTTGCAAAAACAAGGAATTAAATGTGGCAAAAGCAAAGTTGAAACTCTCATGCATCAGATGGGGTTAAAAGCCAGGGAAAAACGGTGTTATAAAATCACGACAGACTCAAAACACAATTATCCAATTGCTCCAAACCTTTTGGACCGTAATTTTCAAGTGAATGCTCCCAATCAAGTCTGGGTTGCTGATATTACATACATAAGGACCATGGAAGGCTGGCTGTACTTGGCTATCGTCATGGATTTATACTCGAGAAAAATTGTTGGCTGGACAATGTCCAATTCATTAAGTTCTTCTATAGCTATCGATGCTTTACAGATGGCGATTCGTAACCGGCGACCACAAAAAGGTCTTATCCATCATTCTGACCGCGGTATTCAATATGCCTGTAATTCTTACCGTAGACTTTTGCAACGTAATCATTTTGTTTGTTCAA
This DNA window, taken from Capillibacterium thermochitinicola, encodes the following:
- a CDS encoding IS3 family transposase (programmed frameshift), which encodes MGEKRRVYSKEFKEQAVLLSETSGKPVREIAHDLGISENMLWRWKRERRESGDRSFPGQGNRQPGNELEEKIRKLEEELSTVKMERDILKKAGGHLLTTSEVKYQIIRELAVNYSIEKMCRFLKVSRSGYYDWLTRGESSRSKRNRELALTIKKLYYQYKGRYGSPRIHNELQKQGIKCGKSKVETLMHQMGLKAREKRCYKITTDSKHNYPIAPNLLDRNFQVNAPNQVWVADITYIRTMEGWLYLAIVMDLYSRKIVGWTMSNSLSSSIAIDALQMAIRNRRPQKGLIHHSDRGIQYACNSYRRLLQRNHFVCSMSRKGNCWDNSPAESFFSTLKIECINDRIFLTKAQAKREIFEYIEIDYNRKRSHSSIGYMSPENFEKLRLSA